The proteins below come from a single Cryptococcus gattii WM276 chromosome D, complete sequence genomic window:
- a CDS encoding GTPase-activating protein (MAC1-dependent regulator) (MIC1 protein), putative (Similar to TIGR gene model, INSD accession AAW45813.1), which produces MSLPMHLRSYREKSKDEHTRDFFNVPLQEQLPNPSDPPSVVKIRNHHAHNGNGIKEGEMQGMEISAVLSVEGKEEVYAGKLSLLPPFLCFISLDRKSCRSTIPLYTIRRVERLNSRAGVFALSLATWHGMRIVLQLTSLLPAAEQFAILLRDALKSQLPQMKQLKPFLPSLYSEYLLASPSNSHAQTHTDNLLISTELAAAGTAHDGEGDLRGPGGDGKGEYQRGLGETFGFPGDARKMRERSKMRLWREYFLIHGRNFTLLRYPPFQRLLQVGLPSRLRGELWEVMSGSIYLRFSNPQTYDLLLSQNAGKHSQSTDEIEKDLNRSLPEYKAYQSEEGLARLRRVLVAYSFRNPELGYCQALNIVVAGLLIYMSEQQAFWLLEVLCDRILPGYYSPSMEGTLLDQRVFESLVHRCLPMIHEHFKSVDVQISVASLPWFLSLYINSMPLIFAFRIVDCVLAMGVKVLFQIGLAVLKINGEALLQVTDDGMFINLMRGYFATIGDSAHPDHADPRIRAITNFQELLVVAFREFNVITDETITTERRRLRAIISDEIEKFSKRAAVRNLKRVGSFSKDQIGIIYDHYFTAVCSPEAGPAVQPNPISLPGDQFDQPRIQVDAQGRVETRIDLSTFKVFLGDIATWAREETVTTNAFIQRTDRKVADHELIDRMFFAWDTQGQGSLSLQDVVLGLDRVMSAGLMESIEWFFELHDKDKDGYLTKDEVIQLSESLLFIFRNEPGDIYLASVSKFILNAFEFGDATAPEGSVTSPQDRETLNGDKETASSARERSDSTAGPHNLPYLNLATFRMVVLADELLENFFDHDLSASFQLEGTEEEDYHQAHQRPEGLLGGLMNLVVTNENKNRLNRLADGFGAALGKHAEWRKPSLAKTADPQAITNASSDLRARESLLTPAQQQGNLQRRRSASFTSQASVKTTNTTNTQETNIQETKSLVDVEARYREESQMVRAAQEAVMHRPNFAIDAIGDSDGEEDEEEGEEETAAIMNEVERFLAQHEADDEGLKGEQKKVATELLKAEPMGAKASGDKSDASLVDI; this is translated from the exons ATGTCCCTCCCTATGCACCTCCGCAGCTACCGCGAAAAGTCCAAAGACGAACATACAAGGGACTTCTTCAACGTACCCCTTCAAGAACAGCTCCCAAACCCCTCGGATCCACCTTCCGTCGTAAAGATCAGAAACCACCATGCCCACAACGGTAATGGAATCAAGGAGGGCGAGATGCAGGGTATGGAAATCAGCGCGGTGCTAAGTGTAGAGGGTAAAGAGGAAGTCTAT GCTGGGAAGCTCTCACTATTACCGCCATTTCTATGTTTCATATCACTGGACAGGAAGTCCTGCAGGTCTACAATACCCTTGTACACCATTCGCCGGGTCGAGAG GTTGAATTCGAGAGCAGGAGTGTTCGCGCTGTCGCTGGCAACATGGCATGGTATGAGGATT GTTTTGCAACTTACGTCGCTCCTGCCAGCAGCAGAGCAGTTCGCTATCCTCTTACGGGATGCTCTAAAATCACAG CTCCCACAAATGAAACAGCTCAAGCCATTCCTCCCTTCCCTTTATTCAGAATACCTTCTTGCCTCCCCTTCCAACTCCCATGCTCAAACTCACACCGATAACCTGCTCATCAGCACAGAACTCGCGGCGGCAGGGACTGCGCACGACGGGGAAGGCGATTTGAGAGGACCGGGTGGTGATGGAAAGGGAGAGTATCAGCGAGGTTTGGGAGAGACTTTCGGTTTCCCCGGCGACgcaaggaagatgagggaGAGAAGTAAGATGAGGCTGTGGAGGGAATACTTCTTAA TTCATGGACGGAACTTTACTT TATTACGATACCCGCCATTCCAGCGTCTTTTGCAAGTCGGTCTTCCCTCAAGATTACGCGGCGAATTGTGGGAGGTCATGTCAGGATCAATCT ATTTACGCTTTTCCAACCCGCAAACATATGACCTCCTCTTATCTCAGAACGCCGGCAAACATAGTCAATCTACAGATGAGATTGAGAAGGATCTTAACCGGTCTTTACCAGAGTACAAAGCGTACCAGAGCGAAGAGGGACTTGCAAGGCTGAGGAGAGTGCTCGTGGCCTATAGTTTCAGGAATCCTGAGTTGGGGTACTGTCAGGCGCTGAACATTGTTGTAGCTGGGTTGCTCAT CTACATGTCAGAGCAACAAGCTTTCTGGTTACTTGAGGTTCTCTGTGACAGGATCCTTCCTGGTTATTACAG CCCTTCAATGGAAGGTACTCTCTTGGACCAGCGAGTTTTCGAATCACTTGTTCACCGATGTCTTCCCATGATTCACGAACACTTCAAATCGGTCGATGTTCAAATTTCTGTCGCTTCCCTTCCTTGGTTCCTGAGTCTGTATATCAATTCTATGCCTCTTATCTTTGCCTTCCGTATCGTGGACTGTGTTCTTGCTATGGGCGTAAAAGTCCTTTTCCAAATCGGTCTTG CTGTACTCAAAATCAACGGCGAGGCCCTTCTCCAAGTCACCGATGATGGCATGTTCATCAACCTCATGCGCGGATATTTTGCTACCATTGGCGACTCTGCCCACCCGGACCATGCTGACCCTCGTATTCGGGCGATCACCAATTTCCAAGAACTCCTCGTCGTGGCCTTCCGCGAATTTAACGTCATAACTGATGAAACGATCACCACCGAGCGACGTCGTTTACGTGCCATCATCTCGGACGAGATTGAAAAATTCTCTAAAAGAGCAGCTGTACGAAACCTTAAAAGAGTTGGAAGTTTCTCCAAAGACCAAATCGGTATCATCTATGACCACTATTTTACCGCCGTGTGTTCCCCTGAGGCTGGTCCTGCAGTTCAGCCAAACCCAATCAGTCTCCCCGGAGACCAGTTTGACCAGCCGAGAATCCAAGTGGATGCGCAGGGAAGGGTGGAGACAAGGATCGACCTGAGCACGTTCAAGGTGTTTTTGGGCGATATCGCGACCTGGGCAAGGGAGGAGACTGTGACGACGAATGCATTTATCCAAAGAACGGATAGGAAGGTTGCCGACCATGAGTTAATTGACAG AATGTTCTTCGCCTGGGATACGCAAGGTCAAGGATCGCTCTCATTGCAAGATGTCGTTCTTGGGCTGGACAGAGTGATGTCGGCTGGATTGATGGAGTCTATCGAGTGGTTCTTTGAGCTG CATGACAAAGATAAGGATGGGTATCTAACAAAGGATGAAGTCATTCAGCTCTCTGAATCTTTGCTC TTTATCTTCCGAAACGAACCAGGTGACATTTACCTGGCCTCGGTATCCAAGTTCATTCTCAATGCCTTCGAATTTGGTGATGCCACTGCTCCCGAGGGGAGTGTCACTTCTCCACAGGATAGGGAGACCTTGAATGGTGATAAGGAGACTGCTTCAAGTGCAAGAGAAAGGTCTGATTCCACTGCAGGGCCACATAACTTGCCTTATCTAA ACCTTGCGACGTTTAGAATGGTAGTATTGGCCGATGAGCTGCTGGAAAACTTCTTCGACCATGATCTTTCCGCTTCCTTCCAGCTTGAAGGtacagaagaagaagactaTCACCAAGCGCACCAGAGGCCGGAAGGTCTGTTGGGTGGTTTGATGAACCTAGTTGTCACCAATGA GAATAAAAACCGTCTCAACCGTCTCGCAGATGGATTCGGTGCTGCTCTTGGCAAACATGCAGAATGGCGAAAACCCTCACTCGCGAAGACCGCAGACCCTCAAGCTATCACAAACGCTTCCTCCGACCTTCGTGCGCGCGAATCACTCCTTACACCCGCACAACAACAAGGTAACCTTCAACGACGTCGCTCTGCATCTTTCACCTCCCAAGCGTCCGTCAAAACTACCAATACAACCAACACCCAGGAGACCAATATCCAGGAGACCAAGAGTCTTGTGGATGTGGAGGCGAGGTATAGGGAAGAGAGCCAGATGGTTCGGGCGGCTCAGGAAGCAGTGATGCACCGGCCCAACTTTGCGATCGATGCCATTGGAGATAGTGATGGcgaggaagatgaggaggaaggagaggaggagacTGCTGCGATTATGAATGAGGTTGAGAGGTTTTTGGCCCAACACGAGGCAGATGATGAGGGGCTCAAAGGGGagcagaagaaggttgCGACCG AATTGTTGAAAGCTGAGCCAATGGGTGCCAAAGCTTCGGGTGATAAAAGTGACGCCTCCCTGGTGGATATTTAG